A window of Kribbella sp. NBC_00382 genomic DNA:
CGACGGCGACGAACGGGACGAAGAGCTCGTCGCGCAGCAGCCGGTCGTCCGCCGGCAGACCGGTGACGACGGTCGGCTGGACGTAGTTGCCGTCGATGACGTTGCCGCCGGCCACCACCTTGCCGTGCTCGCGAGCGTGCGCGACGGCGGCCAGGTACCGCTGGACTGCCTTGGGGTCGATGACCGGGCCGACGAAGGTGTCGCGGGCGGTCGGGTCGCCGACGATCGCCGTCTTCGCCTTCTCGGCAAGGGCTGCGACGAAGGGCTCGAAGACCTCACGCTGCACGTAGACGCGCGAACACGCGGAGCACTTCTGACCGGAGAACCCGAACGCGGACCGGGCGATGCCGGCAGCGGCGAGGTCGATGTCCGCCTGCGCCGACACGACGGCAGGGTTCTTGCCGCCCATCTCACAGACCACCGGCTTCGGGTACGACGTGGCGAAGCTGCGGTAGATCGACATGCCGACCTGGTACGACCCGGTGAAGGTCAGTCCGGCGACCTTCGGGTGAGCGACCAGCAGCCCGCCGACCTCGTCCCCACCAGGGATGAGGTTGAACACGCCTGCGGGCAGCCCGGCGTCACCGAAGCACTCGGCGAGCTTGGCGGCGGTGAACGAGCCTTGCGGACTCGGCTTGAGCACGACCGTGTTCCCGGCGACGAGCGCTCCACCGGCCGGGCCGGCGGCCAGTGCCATCGGGAAGTTGAACGGGCTGATCACGCCCCAGACACCGAACGGGCGCAGGACGCTGGTGGTCAGCTCCTTGTCGGAGAGCTGCTCCATCGGGCGGACGAAGCCGTCGTTGTCCTCGACCATCCGGCAGTAGTACCGGATCAGGTCGGCCGACTCCTCGACGTCGCCGAGCGCTTCGAGGCGGTTCTTGCCGACCTCTAGGCTCATCAACGCGGCGAGTTCGTTGGATCGCTCGCTGATCAGGTCCGCTGCGCGGCGCAGTACCTCGATCCGCTGTTTCCAAGGGGTTGCGGCCCACCCGGGGGCGGCGGCCGCGGCGGCCTTCACCGCGTCGTCGACGTCGGCGGCGACCGCGCTCTTGACCGTGCACAGGACCAGCGACGGATCGCCGGGGCTGGTCACGTCGAAGGCTTCACCGCCCGGGCGGGCGACGCCGTCGACGGTCGGCGTGATGGTCGCGCCGAGCCAGCCGCGGGCCTCCTCCAGCCCCTTCTCGTAGGCGGCCTGCAGGTCCTCGTTGTCAGCGGAGAGTGTTGCGTAGGTGACGCGGAATTTCTCGGTCATGGATGCTCCTTGGCGGAGTGGCCGGATGGTGGGGACGCGCAGAGGCCCACCGATCGCAGAGCGATCGATGGGCTCGTGATGGGGTCCTAGCCGGGGGGAAGCAGAGTGAGCGGCTTGAGGGAACCAGCGAGTCGCATTGGACGGTCCCCTTCCTGATTCGCCTGCTCAGCTGTCCCGGCCTTTATAGCACCTGCCGGCCGTCCGGCGTGGTGATCCGCTTCACGCAGACCGGCTCGACCTCTTGTCGGACGCTGCGGAGTGTGCGCCAATGTGACTAAACGTAACGATGGTATGGCTGTGGGGGCGAATGGGCAATGGTCGTGGTGGTGGGGGAACCGGTAGCGCAGGAAGTGGTGGAGGAGGCGCCTGAACCTGCCGATTTCCGCTGGATCGGCGCGACTCTGGCCGGGCTGGCGGCGGTTTGGCTGGCGATGAACGAGATCAGCCTGCTGGCGGCGGGATTCCTCGCCGAGGGTGGCTCATCGTGGTCGTTCAACGGGATGAGCGGACCGCTGGCCGCGAAGCAGTACGGCGGCTGGCACGCCAAGCTCACCGGCGAGCAGCTGAACGACTGGTTGCCCTTGCTGGCGATCTACCTGGTGCTCGACCTCGTCTTCATCGCCATCTACGTGTCGGCGCTGAGACGTTTCATCGCGACCGGGCCGGTTCTCGTACTGGCCGGGCTCGACGTGGCCGAGGACCTGATGACGTACTGGCTCGGCAGCCAGCGATGCGACCAGGGCGACTGCGTGCCGGCCGCGTCCGCGGTCATCCTGACGGTGATCACGACGCTGAAATGGCTGGCCTTCCTGGCCGTGCTCTTCCTCCTGGTCCGCGGTCACTGGTCGACGATCAAGGCAGCGGTACCGCGGATCCGCCGGGCGCTGTGGATCCAGCGCTTCAGCCTGCTCGCCTTCCTGCCGCTCGCGCTGCTGGCGATCGTGCCCGGTACGGACGTCCTCGACCAGCTCCCGGACATCCAGCGCCGATGGCTCGACAACGGCACCGGCGTCGGTCAGGCACTCATCGCCGCGTTCCTGTACTACGCCGTGCTGCTGCCCACCCTCTTCCTGCTCGGGCGGCTTCGCGCCGACTGGGCCGTCCGCCGGGTCCGCGGCGAGAGCCACGAATGGCCCTTCTACAACAAGGATTGGGAGAAGCGGCGGCAGAACCTGATGCTCTGGGTCGTCGGGCCGATCCTGTTGCCGGTGGTCGCGGTCGTGATCGCGGTGTCCGGTCAGGGTGAGGTGTTCAAGCGGCGGCTGGTCGTGTTCTGCCTGATTCCGCTGCTGGTGCTCGGGTTGTCGCATCTTCTGCGCGACAAGCCTGGCGTGCACCCGAAGGCGTTGCGCCCGGTCGGCAGCTGGTTCCCGCGGGACGTGATGATCGCCGGCGACATGCTGGCGGTGATCGCTGTGTCGCTGGGTGGTCTGGGGATGGTCCGTGCTTTCGCCGCCCTTGCCGCGGGCGATGCGGTCGGGCTTTTCGATTCGTCGTACGCCGTGCATCCGGCGGTGGCGCTCCTGATCGGGGCGGTACTGGCCGTGGGCACCTGGCTCGTTTCGTGGCCGGTGCTCAAGGCGATCAAGAAATGGGGCTGGCCGGAGACGAAGGGGGTGCTCGGGTGGTACGGGCGCATCGCTACTCCTGGGGTCAATCCGAACGGTCAGACCGCTGTCGATGCGGTCCCGCGGAGCAAGGTGCGGGCCGGGTTCGTGCTGGGGGCGAGCTTCGCGATGCTGTTGCTGGGGTCGTTCCCGCGACGGTTCGCTGACGTTCTCGGCGTACTGGCGTCGACGCTGCTGGCGATGGCGACGCTCGGTGTCCTGGTCGGGGTGATGGTGGCGTATGCGCAGGAGCGGCAGCCGCCGGAGATCTTCCAGACCAAGTGGTTGCGGATGCGCGCGACGCCGATCATCAGCCTGCTGGTCCTCGCGATGGTGGCGACCGCGCTGATCGGCGGCAAGACCGAGGTGCATCCGTTGACCGCCACTGGCAATCTGCCTGATCGGCCGAGCATGCGGGAGGCGTTCGACGCGTGGGTGGCTCAGGCGGGGTGCTCTGTGCCGCTGGATGGTGGGCTGAGGCTGCGGCCGATGATGATGGTGGCCGCGGAGGGTGGTGGCATCAGAGCGACGTACTGGACTGCTTCCGCGCTCGAGCGGCTCAGCACGACTGGCACCGGGTGCGCCAAGAAGTCGGTGCTGTTCTCCGGTGGTGCGAGTGGCGGCGCGTTCGGGCTGACCGTTGCGCGGTACACGGACAAGCCGTTGACGGCGGTCAAGGCGATGGCGGGGCATGAGGCGCTCGGCGCTGCGACGATCTCGTTGATGTCGAGTGATCTGCTGGCCAGTGTGGCCGGGTTGCGGTTCGATGCGGCCGCGGAGTACCGGACGCCGTCGCGGCAACCGCTGGACCGGGCCGGGTTGATGGAGACGGCTTGGGAGCGCAAGGTTCCCTCGATGCGACGGCACTTCCTGCCGGATGACGGCAAGGCCGACGGGGCGATGACCGGGCAGCTGATTCTGACTACGTCCGCTGTTCGCAACGGGTGTCGTGCGCTGGTGAGTCAGGTCGACCTCAGCGACGGAGCTAGTACCGCGGGTGGCGCACCGGTCTGTGGAGCTGGCGTGGCCGGGGCGCACGACTACGACCTCTTCGCCGAGTACGGCCGTACTGCGGAACGCTCCGACAAAGGCTGCCTCGGCAACCCACAGGCGTTGACCGCTGGGTTGCTGGCGTCTCGCTTCCCGTATGTGACGCCGTCCGGGGTGGTCGGCAGCTGTGGTGATCTCAAGCCGGCGCAGCTGGTGGATGGCGGGTACACGGACAACACGGGGATCGGTACCATCGTCGATCTCGCGCCTTCGTGGGGTGCCCTGGTCCGCGCGCACAACGACAAGGTGCTTGCCGATGGCGCTGGCGAGGTCATCGTGCCGTTGGTGGTCTACATCGAGAACGGCACCGGCAAGGACTACAGCGTCGGCGGCGACGACCCGGTCGACGGGATCGGCAACACCTTCAAGCCCGGTACGACGCTGCCGGCTGTCCCCGAACTGCTGGTGCCCCCGGCAACCAAATTCATCTCGGCCAAGGAGGACGGTACGGAAGACCGGGCGTTGCTCCGGGAAGCCCGGGCCGCCGCGGCCGCCCAGCTCTGCACCGAATCATCCGCCTGCGCGACGCTTCACTCGGACCTGCCCAACCTCGTCTACGTCATCAGCCAAAGCACGCAACCGTCCTTATCCGCACCACTCGGCTGGACCCTCTCTCAATCCAGCCAGAACGACCTGGACACGGACCTAGACCTACAAGCCCAAAAACAATGCGGCCCAACCTGCCCCGGCTACGGCACCTTGAACGACCTCGTCGCCACCCTGGGCCAAGACCCCAACGCATAATCCGCGGGCACATCGCCAACCGTCTTCCCCAACCCAAGGGACTGTGGATCGCGTTGCCGGGCACCCGCCATCCGCCTTACCCCGCGCAAGGGGCTGTGGATCGCGTCACCGGGCTGCTTGAGTGTCCTAGTCGTGGTGGCGCGTATCAAGGGCGCCTTCGGCGTCCCTTCGGGATCGAACGAGTTCGACCCTTGACACACACCACCATGACCAGGGAAAGACGCAGCTATCCCGGAGCCGCTGACAAGACCGGCAACAAATGAACGACGGGCTGGCCGCCAAGGCCCGGTGGACCCGTCTTGCGGCCCGGGACTAGCACGGCGGGTCCCGTGGAGTAGGCCCCGTCGCGCCGGCGCCCTGTTGGGGTGGACACTGGCACCCGCCAGCCGACCCCGGAAACACCGCACTGAACCGGTTCGGGGAGGATCCTCGCCGGAGCCGGGGCGGATCGTAGCCCGATTCAGGGGTATTTTCCTCCCAGCCCTCTTATTCCCAAGGGATTTCCCTCCCAGCGATCCCATCGCGGACCGCCATGCACGCACAACTCGCGGGAACCACTCCGACCCGCCGGGGCAATCGGTTGCCCGGGGAGTTGCGTATGCGCCGACGTCCGCTCGTTGCCCTCAGCAATCACCTGGGCAGCTCCATCTCAGGAGTTGACCCCTGAGATGGTGGGTTGCCCCATCAGAATCTGACGAGGCAACCCCCACTTGCAGGGTCAACCCCGCACAAACCGACCAGCCCGGCCTACCTCACCCCGCAACCCGACCGCCCTTGCCATCATCACCCCGGGACACGGCCCGCCTTGGCGAACGTCAACCCCGCAATACGACCGACCTTGGCAAGGGACCCTTGGGCTCAGACTCCTCCGCGGGATCCCGATAGCTGCGTCTTTCCCTGGTCGTGGCAGTGCGGGTCAAGGGTCGAACTTGTTCGATCCCGAAGGGACGCGAAGCGCTCTTGACGCGCACTGACTCGGCTAGGACACTCCCGCAGCGGGAGCCCGCACACCACGGCCCCTCACGGCGTGAGTACCCCGCACCCACGCCGGCTGCACTCGGCCGATGGGATTGACCAGTGGCGGCTAGCTGAAGATGGGGGCGAGGGTGGGCCAGCGGTCTGCCTTGCAGTAGACGGGGAGGACCTCCAGGGGGACGTCTCGGGTGACCAAGCCGGGTTGGACGGGTTCGCCTGTCCAGGCGTCGATCCAGTCGCCTTCCGGGAGGTACGTGGTCCAGGTGGTGGCTGATGGTTCGAGGACCGGGTTGATGAGGAGGTCGTTGCCGAGGAGGTACTGGTGGGGGTGGTTCCAGATCTCGTCGTCGGTGGGGTGGTCGAAGAAGAGGGGCCTCATCAGGGGGCGGTCGGTGGAGATGGTGAGGGCGGCTTGTTCGGTCAGGTACGGGATCAGGCGGTCGCGGAGTTCGGCGTACCGGCGGAAGAGCGGGACGATGCGGTCGTCGCCGGTGGTCTCGGCGACGTGCCACGGGGTGCGGTCGCGGAGGGGGAGTTGGTGGTGGTTGAACTCCGAGTGGTACTGCATGATCGGCATGAACACCGAGGCTGCCGCAGCGCGTAGGTAGAGCTCGGCATCCGGGACCGGGCCGGAGAAGCCGGCTAGATCCCAACCCCAGTAGACGATTCCGCAGGATGCGGCGGAGAGACCGGCGGTGACCGAGGAGCGGAATGCCTCCCAGGTGGAGTCCTCGTCGCCGGCCCAGAAGATGCCGTGCGCTTGCGAACCGGTGAAGCCGGAGCGGGAGAACGTCACCGGCGCTTTGCCGACTGAACGGAGCAGGTCGCCGAACGCGCGGGCGTAGTGCACCGGGAACAGGTTGTTGCCTTCGTCGCCTCGTTTGCCGTCGGCGTACTGGAGGTCGTGCCCCCACGCGTGCTCGCCGCCGTCGGTCTTGAAGCCATCCACATCGAGGTCGTCGACGAGGTAGCGACGCTTGGCGGTCCACCAGTCGCGGGTGCGCTGGGTGGAGAGGTCGGGCATCAGCGCCTGCGGGAACCACCAGCCGCGGTTGTGGTACGCCGTACCGTCCGCCTCCAGTACTGCGTGCCCGTCACGCACCATCGCTGCCGCGTCGGCCGCGACCTGCCCGGTGCTGAACTCCGTCTTCTGCAACGGAATCTGCCAGAGGATCACCTTGATCCCGCGCGCGTGCAGCTCGTCGATCATCGCCTTGGGATCAGGCCAAGCCCCATCCGCCCGATACTCGAAATCTCCCGCGCTGTGCGCACTCCCATCCTCGGTCACCTCATACCGAGCATCCCGCCAAATGGTGATGCCCTCCTCATCACTCCAGGCCTCGATCACCACCGCCCCCACCGGGATGCTCAGATCCCGATGCGCATCCATCCGCGCCATCACCAGCTCCTGGGTGTTCCACTCGTTCCCCGAAGCCCACAACCGGAACACCCACTCCGGCAGCTCCTCAGCCCGCCCCACCTCATCCAAAAACTGCTTCAGTACTACGTCAGCCGACCCTTCATAGATGCCGAGGTCAACCACCGCCTCATCACCCAAAGCCACCTCGACCACGAGCTTGTCGCCCTCCGTCGAGTACCAGGTCCGCCGCGAGGTCCGCACATGAAATCCCCACCCGTCCCCACCCACCACATGCGCAAACGGCATCGGCAGATACGTCCGCCCATGCACCCCTTGCGACTTGTACTGCTCAAACACCACCGCATCCAGTTGCTTCCCCCGCTGATCCAGAGAGTCGTATCGCTCCCCAAACCCCACCAGATGCTCCCCCTCAGCAAGCGGCAAGCTGAACCGAGCCCGATGCACCCCCTGCGACGAGGTCAGCCACTCAACCCCACCCACCCGATCCCCACCACCCACCAACACTCCACCGTCCGAACCCCAGGTCGCGGGCGAGACCTCAAACCACTCCGTGCTCTCCACCGGGCTGGCGTGGTTGGGGGAGGCGGAGGCCCCGCCCCCGATGCCAGGGCCTGCCGGCCCGGCGGAGCCGGCCGCGGCTTCGCCGTAGGCGTGGAAGCGGTACTTGATCGGGTCCGTCAGCGGTGGCGTGACTACCGACCAGCCGCCGTCGCCGCCGAGTGCTGTTGCTTGGGCCTCTGCGAGGTGGCCCTCGCCGCCTGCCAGCGCCGCCGCGTCAGCGGCGTTTGCTTCGGCCGGGGTGAGCGTCAGCTCGACATCGCCCCACTCGCACACCACTCGGGTGACGTCGGGGGACACCACGACGCCGAGGTGGACCTGCTGGCCAGCCAGCGGTTGGACGGGGATGCGTTGGTCGGGGGAGGTGGCGTAGGGGTGTTCGATGCCGTGGGGGCGGTGGGTGAGCATCAGGCGTCCTTGCTTTCGAGGTAGTCAGCGATGGTGAAGCCGAGCTCGTCGGCGAGGATCAGGTACATGCCGTGGGACCAGAGGAGCGGGCTGGCGACGCCTCCCCAGCGGGCTATCCACTCGTTGCGGGAGCCGGGGTGGAGGAGGTGGTGGGGGACTTGCTCGGGGAGATCGCCGTGTTCGTCCACCTGGTCGGCTATCCAGCGGAGATGCTTCAGAGCCCCAGCGGTATCGCCAGCAGCGGCTAGGTTCCAGCCGAGGAGAG
This region includes:
- a CDS encoding glycoside hydrolase family 31 protein — its product is MLTHRPHGIEHPYATSPDQRIPVQPLAGQQVHLGVVVSPDVTRVVCEWGDVELTLTPAEANAADAAALAGGEGHLAEAQATALGGDGGWSVVTPPLTDPIKYRFHAYGEAAAGSAGPAGPGIGGGASASPNHASPVESTEWFEVSPATWGSDGGVLVGGGDRVGGVEWLTSSQGVHRARFSLPLAEGEHLVGFGERYDSLDQRGKQLDAVVFEQYKSQGVHGRTYLPMPFAHVVGGDGWGFHVRTSRRTWYSTEGDKLVVEVALGDEAVVDLGIYEGSADVVLKQFLDEVGRAEELPEWVFRLWASGNEWNTQELVMARMDAHRDLSIPVGAVVIEAWSDEEGITIWRDARYEVTEDGSAHSAGDFEYRADGAWPDPKAMIDELHARGIKVILWQIPLQKTEFSTGQVAADAAAMVRDGHAVLEADGTAYHNRGWWFPQALMPDLSTQRTRDWWTAKRRYLVDDLDVDGFKTDGGEHAWGHDLQYADGKRGDEGNNLFPVHYARAFGDLLRSVGKAPVTFSRSGFTGSQAHGIFWAGDEDSTWEAFRSSVTAGLSAASCGIVYWGWDLAGFSGPVPDAELYLRAAAASVFMPIMQYHSEFNHHQLPLRDRTPWHVAETTGDDRIVPLFRRYAELRDRLIPYLTEQAALTISTDRPLMRPLFFDHPTDDEIWNHPHQYLLGNDLLINPVLEPSATTWTTYLPEGDWIDAWTGEPVQPGLVTRDVPLEVLPVYCKADRWPTLAPIFS
- a CDS encoding aldehyde dehydrogenase family protein; translated protein: MTEKFRVTYATLSADNEDLQAAYEKGLEEARGWLGATITPTVDGVARPGGEAFDVTSPGDPSLVLCTVKSAVAADVDDAVKAAAAAAPGWAATPWKQRIEVLRRAADLISERSNELAALMSLEVGKNRLEALGDVEESADLIRYYCRMVEDNDGFVRPMEQLSDKELTTSVLRPFGVWGVISPFNFPMALAAGPAGGALVAGNTVVLKPSPQGSFTAAKLAECFGDAGLPAGVFNLIPGGDEVGGLLVAHPKVAGLTFTGSYQVGMSIYRSFATSYPKPVVCEMGGKNPAVVSAQADIDLAAAGIARSAFGFSGQKCSACSRVYVQREVFEPFVAALAEKAKTAIVGDPTARDTFVGPVIDPKAVQRYLAAVAHAREHGKVVAGGNVIDGNYVQPTVVTGLPADDRLLRDELFVPFVAVVPVDSLDEAFTLANDTELGLTAGFFSADDAEVDEFLDRIEAGVVYVNRAAGATTGAWPGVQPFGGWKGSGTSGKAGGGLYYVQQFLREQSRTVVTR